From the genome of Aquila chrysaetos chrysaetos chromosome 8, bAquChr1.4, whole genome shotgun sequence:
CCCTGGGGGTGACCCTCACCGACAGCCTCATCGCCATGAGGAACCTGCCTCGCCTGGTGGAACCCCTGCACCCAGAGAGCCGGTGAGAATCTGCACAGAGCCCACCTTCACcacccaggctggcagggaggggtCTGTGGGCACAAAGGACACTCTGAGCACTCCCCTTCCTCTAGATCCACGGAGCTGCTGTCCCCCTCGACTGTCCGCTTGGACCGGGAGAACATCTGTGCTATCGGGAGGCTCCAGAGCCTGTGGGAGATTCACAGCCTCTACCTGCAGCAGGTAAGGTACTATGGCAGATGTGGGGCAGTGGAGATCAGCCCTGGTCCTGGGGGTAAAGGCCACCTCAGGGGGGACCACAAACACCCCAAGTTCTGCTCCAGGGTTTTGCCTCCCTGCACGGCCAGAGGGACTGGCAGCCCTCCCCTCTGATGACAATGTCACAGATGGAGTTCGAGTCTGGCATCAGCCATTTGGTGTTTTTCAAACCCACATGAGGAGCCTTAGGGTCCTCCTGAACTCTGCCAGGCTGTCCGTGCCCTCGCGGCCCCATACCCCCTCCGTAAAGCTCCCGTGGCAATGGTGCGACATCCTGTTGCCCCTGTGAGGTTGGAGCAGTCCTGGGGTGCTtccaaaatctgatttttcatgCAGTAGAAAAAcgtgttgctttttttttttccttccagaaccAAATTGAGAAGATTGAGAATCTGGGCTGCTTTCCCAACCTGCGGTAcgggcagctcctgctcccaagGAGATCTCTTTCCATGGTCAGAGGAGAGTGgggctccctccttcccttggCAGAGCCGGGGGAGGTTCGAGTTGCAGCCCCTGAcagcctggtgctgctggctctgACCCTGGGGGCCGTGGCGTCCCCCCCACCTCACACCGCTGCCctccctgtgctctgcaggtTCCTCTCCCTGGCTGGAAACCGCATCCGCAGAGTGGAGAACTTGCAGACCCTGCGACACCTGCGTGTCCTGGACTTGTCCCACAACCAGATACAGACGCTGGACCCAGGTGGGAGGCAGAAATGGGTCCGGACGTGGCCTGGGTCTGCCCGAGAAGTGCCTTGGGTACCGGAGAAATGCCGGCAGACCCTTGCTCCAAGCTTTGCCAGGGCCTCTGACCCTCAGGTCCCAACCAGAGCTCCAGCAGAGCCACCCTGGGGCTGGCCTGCGTGTTCCAGCATGACAACAGAGGAGCTCTGTGGCCGGGTTTGAGCCACCCCTTCTGCTGGCAGACTCCAGGTGTCTGCTTCCACCTTGTGTCCTGCTTCGGCAGAACACTTCAGTGGCTCAGATCAGACTTGGGGATTTCAACCTCATGGCaaagctgctccagccctgacaAGCATTCGTGCATCTTTCAGTTGGCTCCTCCCGTGGGTGATTTTTGGCAGAAGAGGGAGGGACAGAGGGATAAtatctccctcccttcctctgcagTGTTGCTGTTGTGGCACCAGGCCTTCTGCTTGCAGACGGGGGTGAGAAAGGGAACACTGATGGCCTGGGAAGGGGAAAACCCTCAGTTCTCACATGGGAGTGTGTGTGATACACGTTACCaccctccctgcctcagtttccccagctgtgAGGTGAGAGACTCCTTCCCACGGCAGGGCTGTCACCTCAGGAGTGGGTGAAGAGCTGCAGGAGACAGGGGGCATGGGGGTTTGGCAGAGAGGGGGGCTCAGGTCCCACCTCAGCAcctttctgccttccctttgGTCTGCAGATGAGCTTCCCCGCAGCCTCCGTCTCCTTGACTTAACGGGAAACGAATGCACCCACCAGGATGGATACAGGTGGGTCAGGGGAGACTGCggggggagagcagagggggacAGCAAGTCCCCCAAACCACACAAGCCCTTCAGCAGGGTACAGCCCCCCCCAAGTATCAAATGCAGCCTGAGCCTCCccacccaaacccccaaaaactgaatctctgccttctgtccAGGCCAGTCTGTGGGGTGGGCTGCATGGAGCAGTGCCAGGGGGCTGTggtgctggggcggggggggggcacagtgCCAGGGGGTTTGGTGCCACCCCAAAGCGCTCCCAGCCCCGAGGTGATGCTGCATGGCAGTGGAACGTCTGCTCTTCCTTTGGTGTTTGCAGAGAGCTGGTGGTGGGAGCCCTGCcccacctcctgcagctggaCGCCCAGCATGTCCGTGGCGGTGTGggtgaggaaaaggaggaaggaggctCTTCCAGCAGTGAGGATGAAGACGACGAGCTGCTCTCTGAGCCGAGCGGCCCTTTCACTGCAGGCAAAGGTGCCCAGACTGAAGCAGGACACGTTGCACGCTTGGGGGTTACGCAGGCCGGTCCCTCTGTCCCCAAGGGTGAGAGGAGTGGCAGGGAGCTCCGGTGGCCATGCCAGGTCTCCTGTaattctcctccctccctccgtccctGGCAGATTTCTTTGCGGATCTGCACCGGGAGCTGGCCGGGCGCTCACGGCGGAGGCGGAGGGAGGCCCTGGAGGAACACCAGACCCGTCTggaagagctggaggagctgcaggagtgTCGGggtctgctgctgcctcctgcaccACTGAGCCCAGGCCGTGAGGGAGCAGCCTGCATCACGACCCCAGGACCCAGGTGGTCTCAGCCCCGTCCCCAAGCGAAACTGGGGACGCAGCTGCCACCCCTGCCGGGACCTGGTGGGCAGCACGcctgcccgcagccccagcGACCTCCCGGCGGGAGCCAGCCCCGGACTAAGGCTCTGGAGGAGGAGACTCGCGCTAAAGGAGCGAAAAATAGGCAGTTACCCCGAATACTCCGCACCAGCATGGCACCGCATGGTTGGGATTAAAGGCTCTTTATTCCTACACCAATCTGTCTGTCTGCCacagagcccccagccccacagccagccCCAGAGGGGCCGGGCACAGGCAGTTCTGCCTGATGGTGGGAAAAGACATGCCGGGCTGCGGGCAGGACTCCAAATCCCACTCTGcatccctctccttcccaccgCATCCGCATTTCAGGCCACAGCCACCTCTCAAAAGTGCCAATTCCTCCAGGACAAGTTAGGGGGCTGGAGGCTCCGTacccccaggcagggctggagacaCCGGTCAAGCCGTTCCCCACCACGCCGTCAGTGGCAGATCTGTGGCGGGAGGAGGCAAGGAGCTGGGGCCGGGCATCGGGAAGGTTTCCTCATCCCCTATCCAGGAGCAATGCCGCAGGGGGTGCCGAGTCCACCCACCTGCGCAGGGTTTATGTGTAAAACTTCATCTCTGCCTCCACGCAGTCAAAGAAGAGGTCGGCCAGCTCCTCTGGGCGGGGGGCCACcgtccccccccagcagcgcgTTCATCCCCTCTAGGCCCTGCTTCTCCAGGTCCTGCAGCGTCTTCAGGAGCTTCTGGCCCCGCTCCTGCAGGTGTcgaggagggaggagagctgaGACCGGGCACCCTCAGGGAATTCGACTGCCTCCCGCATCACCGGGGGCAGAGTGAGGGTCCCAGGGCAGcggtggctggggaagggtctGCGGTACCTGGTCCCTCTCCATCAGCTCCAGTGCCGCCTGATGCCGGCGGTAGAGCTCGTGCCGCCGATCGACCGTGCTCTGGAAGCGTGGGATCTGCTTGGCGGGGTCGTCGCGGAAGGTGGGAGATCTCACCTGCGGCGCGGGCTTGAGGCCGGCGACGAAGACGAAGGGCTTGAAGACAGACCTGCCGGAGAGGAGCAGCGGGGCCCTGGGGCCGGCCAGCACAAGGACAAgatgctgctccctggggacaTTCAGCCCAGGGCACGGCTCTGCCTCGTCCCCGTCACCCCCAGAGTAGGGCTGTCCCCCCTGGTGTCCTCACCTGGAGGGGTCAGGGGTGGCCGTGAAGAAGTGGACGCAGGGCAAGGTGGGGTCTTGGGGCAGGACGGACACCATGCTGCCCGCCGTGCGGAACCCCTCCGAGTCCACGCAGATCCCGCTGGCCTTGTCCCGCAGGATGGCCATGAATGTCTCCGCCGTGATGTGACCTGGCGGGTGAGGCAGAGCCATGTCACCACCGGCAGCTCACCCACAGCTGCTGTGGCCACGGGGAGTGGGGAGATGCCAGGGCGAGCCATTAGTGGccgtccctgtccctgcccctgtCCCCACCTgcgtgctgctgcagcagctccttgcCGGCGCGGTAGCGGGCCTTGGCAGCCTCCATGCGAGCAGGCTGGTGTGTCAGGGAGAAGACCTCGGCGAAGCTGAACTCGCCATCCCCGCTCCACCAGCCCTGGCTGCGGGCTCGCTGCCGCAGCCCCGCGTGCTCGGCCGTGATCTCCCTCCCGATGCTGAGCTGGTTGGAGATGTTGCGGCTGCCCTCTGCGAAGGCCGGAGGGGGGGTCAGTTTGGAGGGGACAAAGGGCTCCCCATCCTCCCAGTACAACCAGCGCCCGCTCACCTCGGATCTGCTGGGCTGCCCAGTACCGGCCAGCCGTCTCCAGCACCCAGGCCTCGACGCGGTCAGCCAGCAGGAAGGTGTTGTGGTAGACGAAGGGGACCGGCTCCTCCTTGCAGCTCCCACCCTGGCCGTAGCGCTCCAGCAATGCCACCATCACCTCCAGGGCCTCccgggcagagctgccccgCTCCAAACCCAGCCTGCCGCGCCGGCAGCACCCCGTCGGCCAGCGGTGGGTGATGGCACGGGGTGGCCGGGGCAGGGGACACACACGACACTGTCCTCACCTCACCAGGTCCATCCCCAGCAGCGCCTCATCCTCCCCCAGGGGCTCACGGGTCCAGACGCCCTCATTGCCCACGCAGACACCGTGTTCGTTGGCACCCATCTCGGCACCCCACAGCCAGGCGGGACGGCTCAGCACCACCGCGTGGGTTCTCTCCGCCTGCTCGATCTCCAGGTAGGTGCACtgtcggggggggggacgacgacggACAGAGAGGGGCTGAGCTGAGACCTGGCGCACTCGGTGCACCGTCCTCCATGGCCGGCTCGGCTTCGGCACGGTCTCACCTGGACTTTGTCCCCGGGCTGGTGGATGGCAGCAGGGACGTAGACAACCTCCTGGACCTCGTGACGCGGCCGGTCAGCGTTTTTGCCGAAGATGACGACGGGCGCCGCGGTGTGCGGCGGCAGCGCCACGAAGCAGTCGCAGGACGAGGGCGCGGGATCCCGCTCCGCCATCCTAAACCGGGCggaggggacggggcggggggtgggcaCCGAAGGGTATGTCACCCCCTTGTCCCTGTCCTGGATGTGTCCCCCAGGGTCTCTTTGGGGCTGGGGAGACGGGGGGTTTTGGGGGACGCGGCTGGGGGGATGATGTGGTCCCTggatctggggggggggacatcaGGGACGGGGtggccgcgggggggggggggcaccggcaCCCCGCAGCTCTGCACCGACCGGAGCCGTCCGCCCGCGCAGCCCCAGTAACCGGGACCCCTTGCACGGACCGCGGACGGGACCCCCGCCCGCACAGCCCCGCTTCCcgggattccccccccccccgaaattTCCTTCCCGAGATACAACCCCCACCCCCGCGTCCCGGCCCCACGGACCTGCCGCTCCTCCCGCACCGCCGCCACCGCCCGGTTCcgccgtcccgtcccgtcccgtcccgtcccgaCGGCGGCGCCCCGTGGCCGGAGGCCGCACGGCGGCAGCGAGTGGGGACCGGAGCCCGGTGGAGCCCGGGGACGGgggtgtcccgtccccccccccccaccgtggGGCAGGGACGGGGGATTCGGGtatgaggggggggggggggcagagtcCCCCGTGGGCAGCATCCCCCGTGGGCAGCATCCCACGCGGCACGCCCGCCCCGCGGTATGCAGGCAGACCTGCCGGGCAGCACCctgcccgcggcggggggggggacggacccTGGGTGTCCGCCCGGTGCGTCCTGGCGTGCGAGGCCAGGTCAGAGGGGTGCAGGATGCGACCCTcgtgggggagggggggtcagCTGGTCCTCACCCcggtcacacacacacaccccccccagcaccctcctgcaTCCCCATCCCAAGCAGCTCTGGATGCCCGTGGCCGGGGGGGGGTCGGGGTGCCTGATGTCTGGGTCCCTTGGTGGAGATGGGATGGGGTCGGGGTGCCAGACGCCTGGATCCCTTGGCGGAGATGGGTGAGGGTCAGGGTGctggacacctgggtcccttgGCGGAGATGGGGGGGGTCGGGGTGCCTGATGCCTGGATCCCTTGGCGGAGATGGGGGGGGTCGGGGTgccggacgcctgggtcccttgGCAGAGAGGGAGCCGGAGAGCCGGAGCATGGAAAACACGCGGCGTTTATTCCAgtacaaaacccaaacctacaGCCCTGCAGCCTCTTCACAGCACAAACACTCCCCtcgccgggccggggggggggcacccctcACCCCTGGCCTCAGCACCCGTCAGGCCACCCCGCTCCCGGGGTTCCCCATTCCCCTTCACCCCCCCACCCGAGCTTCATCCCCcccctgcccggggctggggctcgGTGGGGGGACGCCTGGGGCCCCCGGCTTAGCCGGTTCCTCCCTGCCCCGGGGAGGTGGCTCGGGGGTGGGAGACGCGGCGGTTCGGGGTGCAGGGCCGGGATCCCCACGCCGCAGCAGGCTGGACTGGTTTCGGCGGGTGGGAGCCGGCCTCCATCCTTCCCCACCCGGTTTTACAGCCTTCATTGCCCCATCGCGGCAGGCAGGGCCCcggggggggtgcgggggcaGAGCACACCTGGGGCCCCTCCTCAAAGCCCCCCGGCTCTGagctgggtggggggcagcaaGGTGAGGCTGAGCCCCAAGCCCCGGCATCGCCATGggaccccctccccagcccaccctTGGGGTGCCCCCAGCCGAACATGCCGGAGTCCCCGGCTGCTGCCGGAGCCAGGCTTGGCTACCAAAATCTGGGGGGGGGCCACCGGCGTGATGCTGCGGTACCCTGGGGAGGGTCCCGAGTCCCCCCGGTGTCCCCTCGGGAGATGAAATCCCAGCTGGGGGCACTGAAGGGGAATTTTGTGCTGGAAAAGGCAAATGCCGGAGTCGGGGACATCCTTCAAGAGCTGCGGGCAGCCCAGGTCACCCGAGTCCTGCGGAGGGACGGTGGTGGccatgctggggctggggacacgTCCCTGCGGACCCCCCCAGCGAGACTTCACCTCGTGCTGGGTTtctccagccccacagctcaTCCCTGGCCCCACGGCGTGCTGGGGCTGCCATCGGCCCCTCGCCTACcgatggggacggggacagggatggggacggggacggggacgggaccCTTCGAGGGGTCCTACCCCCCACTCCCCATCCATAAGGCCCACGGCCACAGCTTCGGCCCGAGACGTCCACTCTGCCCAAGTGGCAAAGCCTGGCTTCAccttaataaaataataataattaataataataataattaataattaataataataataaaacaatcaaAACCGAAGGCCTTGGGGCGCCCTTTGGGCACGGACCCCACTCGACTTCACCtccaccccttcccctccccgaCCCCGGGGTGCTCCGAGCccaggcagcccctgcagccccagacTCGGCCCCCCCCAGGGCCCCCAGGATGGGCCCATGCCGGGAGATTGGCCCCCACAAatcttccccccctccccagattCCCAACTGGTGTGAGCTGGTGCCGACTGGGGGGCAGAGCCAGGGGAGCCCCGGGTGCCCCGAGCAGCCTTCAAGCCCAATCCCACCCGGCCCCAGTGCTGCCCCCCAACGCCCCCTCCCCAGGTCCCAGGTTCAGCATCTCCTTCTGTGTCCAAGGGGTTCTGCCAAAATCGGGGGGATAAGACCCAAAAGGTCTGAAAACCAAGTTTTGTGGACCGCCAGCCAGGGGTGAAGGACTGATACGGGGTACCCTGGGGAAAGGGGGTGGCCCCACGGGAGGAAAGTTAAGGGATCCCTGGTGGGGGATGCCCTAGGGTGTCCCTAGGAGATACAGGGACGTGGGAAGGGACAGTTATGGGGTCCCCGGGGGGACAGGCAGCATGCATGGGGGGGACAGGCAGACGTCCCCTGGAGATACGGGATCCCGGGGAGGG
Proteins encoded in this window:
- the LRRC46 gene encoding leucine-rich repeat-containing protein 46 isoform X2, whose product is MVPPGPGVSLPHLGVPALIPPSPAVPSPPTPPARRFLPPIASAPFPLQRAVGSAQPPRHTHPRAQGRDKDPGQPPAMAGQGETLPGGREKTSLGVTLTDSLIAMRNLPRLVEPLHPESRSTELLSPSTVRLDRENICAIGRLQSLWEIHSLYLQQNQIEKIENLGCFPNLRFLSLAGNRIRRVENLQTLRHLRVLDLSHNQIQTLDPDELPRSLRLLDLTGNECTHQDGYRELVVGALPHLLQLDAQHVRGGVGEEKEEGGSSSSEDEDDELLSEPSGPFTAGKDFFADLHRELAGRSRRRRREALEEHQTRLEELEELQECRGLLLPPAPLSPGREGAACITTPGPRWSQPRPQAKLGTQLPPLPGPGGQHACPQPQRPPGGSQPRTKALEEETRAKGAKNRQLPRILRTSMAPHGWD
- the LRRC46 gene encoding leucine-rich repeat-containing protein 46 isoform X3, whose protein sequence is MVPPGPGVSLPHLGVPALIPPSPAVPSPPTPPARRFLPPIASAPFPLQRAVGSAQPPRHTHPRAQGRDKDPGQPPAMAGQGETLPGGREKTSLGVTLTDSLIAMRNLPRLVEPLHPESRSTELLSPSTVRLDRENICAIGRLQSLWEIHSLYLQQNQIEKIENLGCFPNLRYGQLLLPRRSLSMVRGEWGSLLPLAEPGEVRVAAPDSLVLLALTLGAVASPPPHTAALPVLCRFLSLAGNRIRRVENLQTLRHLRVLDLSHNQIQTLDPESWWWEPCPTSCSWTPSMSVAVWVRKRRKEALPAVRMKTTSCSLSRAALSLQAKISLRICTGSWPGAHGGGGGRPWRNTRPVWKSWRSCRSVGVCCCLLHH
- the SCRN2 gene encoding LOW QUALITY PROTEIN: secernin-2 (The sequence of the model RefSeq protein was modified relative to this genomic sequence to represent the inferred CDS: deleted 1 base in 1 codon), translated to MAERDPAPSSCDCFVALPPHTAAPVVIFGKNADRPRHEVQEVVYVPAAIHQPGDKVQCTYLEIEQAERTHAVVLSRPAWLWGAEMGANEHGVCVGNEGVWTREPLGEDEALLGMDLVRLGLERGSSAREALEVMVALLERYGQGGSCKEEPVPFVYHNTFLLADRVEAWVLETAGRYWAAQQIREGSRNISNQLSIGREITAEHAGLRQRARSQGWWSGDGEFSFAEVFSLTHQPARMEAAKARYRAGKELLQQHAGHITAETFMAILRDKASGICVDSEGFRTAGSMVSVLPQDPTLPCVHFFTATPDPSRSVFKPFVFVAGLKPAPQVRSPTFRDDPAKQIPRFQSTVDRRHELYRRHQAALELMERDQERGQKLLKTLQDLEKQGLEGMNALLGGTVAPRPEELADLFFDCVEAEMKFYT
- the LRRC46 gene encoding leucine-rich repeat-containing protein 46 isoform X1, with product MVPPGPGVSLPHLGVPALIPPSPAVPSPPTPPARRFLPPIASAPFPLQRAVGSAQPPRHTHPRAQGRDKDPGQPPAMAGQGETLPGGREKTSLGVTLTDSLIAMRNLPRLVEPLHPESRSTELLSPSTVRLDRENICAIGRLQSLWEIHSLYLQQNQIEKIENLGCFPNLRYGQLLLPRRSLSMVRGEWGSLLPLAEPGEVRVAAPDSLVLLALTLGAVASPPPHTAALPVLCRFLSLAGNRIRRVENLQTLRHLRVLDLSHNQIQTLDPDELPRSLRLLDLTGNECTHQDGYRELVVGALPHLLQLDAQHVRGGVGEEKEEGGSSSSEDEDDELLSEPSGPFTAGKDFFADLHRELAGRSRRRRREALEEHQTRLEELEELQECRGLLLPPAPLSPGREGAACITTPGPRWSQPRPQAKLGTQLPPLPGPGGQHACPQPQRPPGGSQPRTKALEEETRAKGAKNRQLPRILRTSMAPHGWD